In Scyliorhinus torazame isolate Kashiwa2021f chromosome 9, sScyTor2.1, whole genome shotgun sequence, a single window of DNA contains:
- the LOC140429601 gene encoding LOW QUALITY PROTEIN: surfeit locus protein 1-like (The sequence of the model RefSeq protein was modified relative to this genomic sequence to represent the inferred CDS: substituted 1 base at 1 genomic stop codon), which translates to MLRVLSRRVLKVCSAQVVTGTELILPSVKSKLNGIVVKHNGAHITTTAVAGSADDSILKWAPLLIPVATLGLGTWQVQRRKLKVQLFKELKERSRSDPLPLPLDQLELKELEYRRVRVRGRFDHSQELYIMPRSRVDPDKEKQEAGRLMSSTETGANVVTAFNCSDLGVRIPVNRGFVPRTRIRPETRSKGQITEEVELIGVVRLTETRKPFMPENDVKNNCWHYRDLXSMAQIVGTEPILIDADLDSTVPGGPIGGQTRVTLRNEHLQYILTWYGLCAATSYMWFQKFVRKIAI; encoded by the coding sequence ATGCTGCGGGTTCTGAGCCGCCGGGTTTTGAAAGTTTGCTCAGCGCAAGTGGTCACTGGGACTGAACTGATCTTGCCCAGTGTCAAATCAAAGTTAAATGGGATTGTTGTCAAACACAATGGGGCGCACATCACCACGACAGCAGTTGCCGGAAGTGCTGATGATTCGATCCTGAAGTGGGCTCCGCTCCTCATCCCAGTCGCCACCCTTGGCCTTGGAACCTGGCAGGTTCAACGGCGGAAATTGAAAGTGCAGCTATTCAAGGAGCTGAAGGAGAGATCTCGCTCTGATCCACTGCCCCTTCCCCTCGATCAGCTGGAGCTGAAGGAGCTGGAGTACAGGCGAGTGAGGGTGCGAGGGAGATTTGACCACTCCCAGGAGCTCTACATCATGCCGCGATCTCGGGTGGACCCGGACAAGGAGAAACAGGAAGCTGGGCGTCTCATGTCGAGCACAGAGACTGGGGCCAATGTAGTCACAGCATTCAACTGCTCAGACCTGGGGGTGAGGATTCCTGTGAACAGGGGTTTCGTACCCAGAACGAGGATCAGACCAGAAACACGAAGCAAAGGACAGATTACAGAAGAGGTCGAGCTTATTGGGGTTGTTCGACTCACGGAAACTCGCAAACCATTCATGCCGGAGAATGACGTTAAGAATAATTGCTGGCATTACCGCGATTTGTAGTCAATGGCACAGATTGTGGGCACTGAACCAATCCTCATCGATGCAGACTTGGATAGCACAGTCCCTGGAGGTCCAATCGGAGGACAGACAAGAGTCACCTTGAGGAACGAACATCTGCAGTATATCCTAACCTGGTATGGGTTGTGCGCAGCGACGTCCTACATGTGGTTCCAGAAGTTTGTACGGAAAATCGCCATCTAG
- the hint1 gene encoding adenosine 5'-monophosphoramidase HINT1: MAAETAKARNAQAGGDTIFGKIIRKEIPCDLLYEDDKCIAFHDIQPQAPTHFLVVPKKPIAQLSKAEDSDAELLGHLLIVAKKCALKLGLTNGYRLVLNEGQDGGQSVYHVHLHVCGGRQMLWPPG, from the exons ATGGCTGCGGAGACCGCCAAGGCGCGAAATGCTCAAGCTGGGGGCGACACAATCTTTGGGAAAATCATTCGTAAAGAAATCCCGTGCGACCTCCTGTATGAAGACGATAAG TGTATCGCTTTTCATGATATTCAACCACAAGCTCCAACACACTTCCTGGTGGTCCCCAAGAAGCCTATTGCCCAGCTGTCTAAAGCCGAAGACTCTGATGCAGAG CTTCTGGGACACCTGCTGATCGTTGCTAAAAAATGTGCGTTGAAGTTGGGCTTAACAAATGGCTACAGGCTCGTTCTGAACGAAGGCCAGGATGGTGGACAGTCTGTCTATCACGTTCACCTCCACGTATGTGGTGGGCGTCAAATGCTTTGGCCACCAGGATAA